cctaaactttaaaaatttgcaatatgtGTGTTCTAATCTTACCACCCCTTTCAAAGTAcccattttaaaattaaaaaacaaaagaaacaaaagtgaaaaaagaaacatggccgtgggtcatttttttttttaattattattattattaattttttaaaaactaagggtataattgtatttttataatttgtatAGGGTAGAATGAGCATTTTACATGCTAGCCATTcaagttaatgaaaaaattaaacggTGCGGGGTGATTAAAAGGGGTCGAAAGATAAAAGCCCCACATTGCAAAATTTTAAGTTTAGAAGGACATTGAAAAATAGTTGGTAGTTTAGAGATGACAAGTAATGTTTTATCTAAGAATAGTGATCACATATTTAAGTAGATTGCCCatgtttacttttattattttacaaccCACTACATTGAATATTGGGTTAAATATAAGGGATAATTACATTTTTGTCCACGTAGTTtaacgactttttttttttaccctatATGATTATTTTGCAGATGGTACCTTGATTATGGCAAAAGACGAAGATAAtacttccgtccaaaaattaacggaagTTCACGACTACACCATTAAGGTGCTAATATGTGTCCTatgcattaaaagaaaaaagaaaaaagaaaaaagaaaaaaaaaaaagcatttaaaaattaaaatagaaggGGGTGGCTTGAGCCACCTCCTTtgggccaaatgggggtggccgaaaccacccctaAAAGCCTTGGGGGTGGATCGGCCACCTTCAAAGGCCAAACCcctaaatcattttttttgtctctttgactttgtgggggtggccgaaccacctcatGGGCTACGAGGGTTGTTTGGAGCACCCCAAGACAAATGGCCACCCCAGGACTTTTGAGGGTTGCCAAATCATTCCCTTTGGGATATGGTGGTGGTTCGATCATTCTTAAACCGACCATGCCACccctttctatttttatttttaagttttattatttttatttttttaatgcatatgacATATGTCAACACCTGAGAGGTGTTGAcgtggacttccgtcaatttttagaCGGAAATACTATCTCCGTCTTTAACTAGAAACGATGTACTATATTCGATACGAAATGAATCACgggaggcaaaaaataaaagcgtTAAAACACGTATGGGGTGTCAAACTTATTTAGAATAACATATGATTTTAGAATAACCTCttgaatttttaagtgtgctaaagtgacccatcaaactatccCCGTGTTccaaaaatgtcactttttttgAATAATACCCTTATTATCTAAAAAAGATCTAAGGGGTGGATTTatagccaaaaaaaataaaaaaataaaaaaaaataaaaaaaaaattattttttgagataaatgcaaaatcaatttcCATAATTGGCCTAAATCACATATCGCTTCCTACAGTATACAAATTACGTAATCTTTTTTTACTACATggactaaattgtaattttagctTACCCTTAAGTTGGGTGAAAATGGAGGGCACTCAAAATAGACATttcatatttagtttttctctacattttaacaaaaaccataaaaatgCCCAAATAACAGAAAATGCCTGCTGTGATACCAATGCAAAGTATCAGTTCCAAATCCAATACCCCAGCTTTCACAAAGAATCaaattagcatatatatatatatatatatatatatatatatatataaaagagtgtCTAGGGTTATGCAGGAAGGGTCCCCTTAacgctttcttttttcttctcattttacAAAACCCCTCCATTTCCGACTAATTAAATCTATGCTCTTACCCTCACAAACCACATCTCGTAAAATCTGCTCTTAAGTTTTGAGTCTTGCCATGTCTAATAGcatttctcagcaaccaaagaTGATACACAGCTGCACTTAAATTCCTCAGCTTGCAGAGGGTAACCAGAAGACTATTACCCAATCAGTTTCTAGTTCCAAAAGCCAACAATATGGACTTCCTCATAATACTCTTCCACAACTGAGCATTAAAGCCACAACCAAAGAAAAGATGCTCAGCAGTCTCAACACAACTACGGCAGAAGGAGACGAAAAACAAGCCAAAGAAAGAAAGCTTGTTCGGGGATGGCTAAagcaaaccaaaccaaaccaatttCCACCGCTCAATCTAGCTTAGGCTTAATTACTTTCCCTCATATCATCCCAAGCAGCCCGACTACTATACCTCAAGTTTTTTGAAGCATTAATCCAGATGGCCTGATATTAATACTAGGAATTAAGTTGGCTTAGAATTAGCATTGAGGAAGCTACCAGAATCATATATGACACGAAAGCCATATTTTTTCCACAAAAATCCCATCTAGATGCCGCCAAACTAACcaaaggaagagagaagacCGTTCTCCCACTAATTAAGAGCACTCATAGTGAATTATGTAAAATTTACTTTTGGTTAGAATAGATAATGAAAGTGCCAAAAAATCCTCCATTTGCCTATCTATTTTAAAGCTAGAGTAGATTTAGTCTCCATTTGTGAACAGTGTGGAGTTGCATCGTTCACAaatctataattattttattattttttctttcacctTTTACCTTTCAActtgttaataaaaataaaaaaaataaagaaagaataatgagttaagaatagataatcgaatGTATAGTgccttttaaaactcattaactaaactagataaaagtgagttttggttaactattctaaattgaaaaatacataagctattgggagtgctctaagaaccaaattaatgatttttttttttttggcaacatTTACCCCTACTCTTCAAAATCTCCCTCCAACACCAAGAACAACTTTGGGGAACCTTAACTTACCAAAATCATTTCCCCTTCAATAAATTAGCTCTAACCCAAGCCACCCACAAAATATGGGTTTAAACATaaggtttaaaaataaaaataaaaataataataataagaaagaaagaaagaaaaagaaacctaCTTTAAACCCATATTTTCTCGTAACCATATCTATGGCTATGGGAGTGCCGGACATGGAGcaaaaaatctaataaagaCAAAACGCAAGTAAATTAAGAACTCAGAGATGggtaggaaaagaaaatgatcgACGATCAAAAAGTgtttcatttcataaaaaaagacGCAGAAGAAGTACAAAAGGACAAATCATGGCCGGGGGGAGAGGTCTTGATCCTTGTCAATTAATGAAACTTGGTTAGCAGAAGGAAGACCAGCTCAACCGAGACGACTCCTTAAGATCCTCAAGATCTTTCAAGAGTTCGGGCGGCATGGGATAGTCATGAAACTCAAAACTCGAGACATCAATCTCTGGGTGAATCACTTTATGGATCATCATGCAGCACTCAAACCCAGCACGGTAGCCGTCCATAAAAGTGATCTCTACGATGGCACTAATATGCTCGTTAACAAGCTCAAACAGGGTCCTAAGGATGGACGACATGGTTCTCTCGGACTCCAAGTCATTCTTAACGGTCTCCCACTCGCCCCGAACCTTTTCCAACTGGTCAAGAGCCTTCCTGAGCAGCTCCTCGTGCTTACGGATTTCACTATATAAATAACATgcattttgttgaaaaattacGTATCAATCTCATACCCATAATAATGCATTTGGGAGCAAAGGAAGGGAAAACAACTAACCGGAGAGCAACAGCCCGAGAGCTGTAGAAACGGGGCTTCTTGACACCACTAGCGGTGGCGCTGGTGGGAGGAGCCTTACGGGCAGCCTGTAGTGAGCGTACACAAAGAATAAAATTCATACATTTATTCTGAAACACATCCACCTACGAGAGCAGACGAGTTCAATTGAAAAACACAAACCTCGGAACCGCGTTGCTTCTTGGGAGCCATTCCTCCAGTGGATATGCGAGCAGTTTGCTTTGGCTGCGAGAGAATACCGGCCAGATTTCAATTTCCTTCTGTTTGGTTGGGGTCTATATATAGCGTTGTCGGGAATTCGAAGCACTTCGGAAGCTGAATGGTTGTCATAGTTAATTTCCTTCACGAGAAGCATTTTATGGTTGCCAGTTCGTTAATTGGTCgatttgttttgatttcaaGTGTCTTTTGAAATCCTTGTGTCTAGTTATGTTCTTCTAGAATGTACAGAACGTGGGTCATTTGAATGGGTTGTTAGATAATGGGTTAATGGGTCGAAACAGTTTGTCAGTTCAATGGTTGTGTTGTCCGAAACTTAAGGTTATGGGCCGATGTTTTTACGTGGGCCTAAACTAGTAGTTGATGAGCAGTTATTTTAtgattgtatattttttattttatttttggggcttaattataaaaaagctTCTAAACTATCGGTCATTTTTAAAGTAGTCTCCTAAACTACTAATTGCATTACTTGAGCCCCATAAACTACTAAATTGTGCCAAAAAGattaattttgttgaaatattcttATAGTACCATTGTCACGTGTCATATATTCAGAttaaaacaattcaaaaaattaaaacaatttaaaaattaaatttaaaaatcaaagaaatattaaaaaaaattaataaaaaaaatagtttaaaacatcactgaaggcttgaagcatagtaaaaatTTGTTAATTAGCATAAAAATGGAGTGCACTCAAGGATTGGACTTAGTTGATTTTGAATGTTTAAGGGTATGCTTGGATTGCAATTTTAAAACGCacgatttgaaaaatataatttttaaaatcgcagttaagcgtttggtaaaattgtaatttcgACTTTAAAAACgtatgcttttttaaaaacacacctTATTAAATAGGGtttgaaaatgcaaatttttggacgtttttaaatatatatatatatatatatattaaatatgatttggtttaatatcaaacttttaatctcttaaattaCAATGTAAAACTCACTCCAGAGATTGCTCATATGCTGGGCCTAAATtaatatgttctttttttttcgaagGCTTCTACTGGTGTTGATGTTCCAACTTTCAATCTTTGATCCATTTTCTATCAAAGGGAGAAAAAGGAAAGGTTCGAAACTTCTTTAGTGAAGATTTATAGGCTTGTCAAAGTTCAATTCAGTGACCCACACacagcaacaaaaaaaaaaaaaaaaaaaaatggataggATCATACggtaaacttgaaaaaaaaaaaaaagaacaaaaaaaaaaaaaagagcttgtCGTgagtcaaagaaaaaaaatattattgagaaaTGTTTAGTTTCATTCTTTTACAAATCTCATGTCCATCTTTGTACAAACAAGGCCTTATTTGTTAAGTTCCATTACACTACACAGTAGTGCGCCTGGGTCCCACCGCAGAGCCTTTCAGTCCACTTTATCTCCATACCACGTAATGCTCTTCCTGTTAATGTTCCTGCAACGGTCAACGAAAATGAGTTCCAATTTTGCCCCTCATTTCAAGTGTAGCTAAGAAACCAGTTGTTCTGGTTCTCCTTTCTGGTGGTCCGGTTGATATATCTTCAGCCAAGAATGACAAGAACATCGGAAGCATCTTGTGGGCTGGTTATCCCGGCCAAGCTGGAGGAAGTGCGATTGCAGAAGTTATCTTTGGCGACCACAACCCAGGTAGCttataagagaaaagaatgtcTCTGATTATTTCCTTTAACCGCAGCTTTCATGGTGTTCTTCATTTTTGCATGCAGGAGGAAGATTGCCAGTGACTTGGTATCCGCAAGATTTCGTAAAAGTACCAACGACAGACATGAGGATGAGGGCAGAGCCATCATCAGGCTATCCCGGGCGCACGTACCGTTTCTACGAAGGTGAAAAAGTTTTCGAGTTCGGTTACGGCCTCAGCTACTCAAAATATGTTTATGAGCTCCCAGCTGTCACACAAAGCATGATCCACTTGAATCAATCATTAGCTCGTTTTTGAAGACAAAGCATGATTCACGATTGAATTTATGAAATTACACGTAGGcttcacaaatttaatagtaaatttgtaaaataaattataagaaatAGATAAGAGAATTGTTAGAAAATATAATCGAAagcagaaaaacgaaatgctcctaaggcgcgttacaacgtcgctttccttaagaaattatttgctcccaccagaaaggtatgcaaaaaggttacagcaaatatttctccaggatacaatggagcccagAAACCTCTGTTTTTAATCTCGTTTTGCACTAACGAAAAATTAAACCCGAACActcagatttttctattatatcaagagacagacatagactctttttaattttaaaatacataaggtatcagaaaaagcattgaaaataaaagaaattttattatttctttttattaaacacTGTACAGCAGTTATTTCTGTATATTTCTGATAACTGGAcagcagttacttctgtataatatttaaataactgctaatctaaccgtccataactgcttccataacagtcataaactgctgtttcaacagacacttaaatctgaccatcagatcaaataactgtctatgattgattaataataaccattagatcgttattaattaatctcaatcattagatcaaatgtgatttgaccttacagtttatttatttgattgtccagTAAATCCGACCATTGGATctacctaagaagcatcctatggtttagattaaaccactagatcaattgatcatgaccatccaaaattgaaaggtcatgattagatcgctccgAGCTCCGATGCCAAGTGCCAAGTGCCAAGTGCCAAGTGCCAAGTGCCAAGTGCCAAGTGCCAAGTGCGCGTGTGCGTCCGGTGCTTCGCACCGTACTATAGTATACGCATAAGAGTATATAcctaagcattactttaaatgcttaaagtgtgttgggccttataaatgccaacttcagtttctctttttcccatgtgggactatcttcatttaatgcttttaaacaccttccttttaaatcattcccaagacacaatataaatatttatatacatattaattttgaaaatactttaacaattccccaccattttcaaaatcaaaacacaacttGACTATAATAGGAAAAAGCATGCATAAATGAAGGTGTCTTGAGGACTTGAACCTTTACTTAGTGATAATATGTCAGAGCTAATCAGAATACCATGGTAGACAAGCTTTGAACCAGTTATCCTATTTGACTAGCCGGGCACATCTCACACatgctttttcttctctttgagtAGTTCTAGAAGCCGACACGTGGATTGGCCTTGTGTCAATATCCTGGTTTCATGAGCGCTCTAGAGACAAAACCTTAGTCTCATAGAAGGCGGCACTACCTCCGACACTCATATAGGTAAGCTTATCAAAAGTGCCCTGTAACTGATACACTTCAACATAAATCTGTTATAATCCTATTAAGTGCAAAAGGCACAACCTCCATTTTAACATTACAGATTCCAAGCACCTTAGCCTTGAGAtggtttattaatttaaaaactaatattATATGGGTGCTTGCGATCACATCATATAGTGTACTTTAGCTCATTGAACTCAAGATCTTAATAATTTAAGTGTTGAGTTGAGTTTCCACTATTGGTGATCTAAAGGTTTTAACCCCATCTCCTTTGATGTTTTCCACACCAAATCCCTTGCAAGTCCTTTAGTTAATGGATTTGCTAAATTTTGAACAGATCTCacaaaatcaattgtaattactCCATCAGTGAGTAATTGCCTTACATAACTATGCCTTAAACCAATATGCCTCGATTTGCCATTATAAATATGACTATAAGCCCGCGACAGTGTTGCTTGACTATCACAATGTAAAGAAACAGGAGGCATAGGTTTAGGCCACAAAGGAATTTCCATTAATAAATTCCTTATCCATTCCGCTTCTTTGCTACAAGAAGCTAATGCCACAAACTCTGCCGCCATGGTAGAGTCTGTAATAAGGGTCTGTTTCTTAGAACCCCAGGAAATAGCTCCTCCACCAAGGGTGAATATCCACCCACTGGTTGATTTGTGATCATCGTTATCCGTGATCCAACTAGCATCCGTATATCCTTCCAATACTGTAGGATACCCGCTGTAcaaaattccataattaatggttttctttaaatatttaagaatCCTTTGTACAGCAATCCAATGAATATGACTAGGGTTACTAGTATATCTACTCATTTTACCTACTGCATATGCAATATCAGGTCTAGTACATGTCATTGCATACATCAAGCAACCAATAACTCTAGCAAATTGTAATTGGTCTACAGCTCTACCAGTATTAGGATATAATTTCATGCTAGTATCAAAAGGTGTAGTCACAGGTTTACTATCAAACTGATTAAACCTTTTGAGAACTTTTTCAATATAATGTGATTGAGTAAGAATTAAATTTCCATTATTTCTAATAATTCTAATACCAAGAATCACATCAGCTACACCCAAATCTTTCATGTCAAAATTagaagacaaaaaattcttagTATTAACAATGCTATCATAATCAGTACCAAAAATCaacatatcatcaacatataaacatataatgactccttgatttttataaaacttactATAAACACATTTATCAGAATCATGGATTTTAAAACCATTTGCAATTGCAGATTGATCAAATTTTTCATGCCATTGTTTAGGAGCTTGTTTAAGACCATAGAGAGATTTAACTAATTTACAAACTTTACGTTCTTGATTAGGCAAAACAAATCCCTCTGGTTGATGCatataaatttcttcttcaagctcaccatttaaaaatgcagttttaacatccatttgatgaatatcaaatttataaatagatgCTAAAGCAATTAACGTTCTAATAGTAGCAATCCTAGCAACAGGAGCATAAGTATCAAAATAATCCAAaccttctttttgtttaaatcCTTTAGCAACCAAccttgttttgaatttttctatgGTTCCATCTACCTTcaattttcttctaaaaatcCATTTACAACCAATAAGAGTGGAACCAGGGGGTAAGTCTACTAAAATCCACGTGTTATTACCTATTATAGAATCCATTTCATCATTAATGGCTTCCTTCCAAAATTCAGAATCTTGAGACTTCATAGCCTCTTCATATGTCAAAGGATCCGATTCTATATTAGGTGATATCATCTTTTGCTTACAAGATGAATCTCTAGATCCTTCAACCAAATATACAATGAAATCTGgtccaaaagatttttcttttctcattcttttgcCCCTCCTTATTTCAGAAGGTTCACTTGGTTCACCAAATTCATTGTTATTTCTTATAGGTTCCACCATCTTATCATTAATAGATGGAATTGATGTGAACCTATGTtcataaaattctgcatctctGGATTCTATAACAGTATTTACCTCAACAGAAAGATTAGGTTCGACTACTAAAAACCTATAACCTTTACTATGTTGTGCATAACCTAAGAAAATGCACTCTATAGCTTTCTGTCCCAATTTCCTGATTTTTGGCTCAGGTAATCTGACAATAGCTCTACACCCCCACACCTTAAAATAACTAaggttgggttttcttttcttccataaTTCGTATGGAGTAACCTTGGATTTCTTTTGAGGTATTCTGTTTAAAATATAACACGCAGAAAGAATAGCTTCTCCCAAAAAACTTTTGTTTAGTCCAGAATTACAAAGCAAGGAATTTACTATTTCAACTAAAGTTCTATTTTTCCTTTCCgcaactccattttgttgtggagtaTATGCAATGGATGTTTCATGAATAATGCCTACAGATTCACAATATGAAGGAAAATAATATTCTCCTCCTCTATCGGATCTGAGGCATTTAATTCTAACATCACATTGATTTTCCACTTCTGTTTtgtaaactttaaaattttccagaacttcatcttttgaaaacataagataaacataacagtattttgaaaaatcatcaatgaaaGTTACAAAATACTTTTTGCCTCCTCTTGTAGGATTACCATGCATATCACAAACATCACTATGTACAAGTTGTAACAAAATTGAAGATCTATCAATTTTTGGAAAAGGTTTTCTGGTAATTTTTGTTTGCATGCAAATTCTACAtttatcaattatatcatttacagatttaggaatcaaatttaaaacaacCATATCATGCATTCTTCTAGTATTAACATGACCTAATCTATTATGCCATAAAGAAATTGAGTCAATCAAATAAGCAGAATTATTAACTTTATTAATAAGGTTCAACTTAAACATTCCTTCAAACAGATAACCCTTCTCAACAAAAGCACCTCATTTGGTCAGCACAAACTGATCTGACTCAAAGACAGCCTTAAAACCAAATTTATTAAGAAGACCTCCAGACACAAGGTTCTTCCTAATTTTAGGTACGAAATAAACATCAGTTAAAGACAGAACTTTTCCAGAAGTGAATTCAAGATTCACTGTTCCTTTTCCTTTGACAACAGCAGTGGAAGAATTTCCCATAAAGAGAACACAATTTTCCACCGTTTCAAAGGTCTTGAAAAGACTCATTTCCTTGCATATGTGCCTGGTTGCACATGAATCAATCCACCACGAACCCTCTTCCTCGAGCATAAAACCTCGGAAATCATTGCCACAAACTCTTTCGAGTCAGAATCCTGCTGTTTCTTTTTCAGAAAACGGCAGTCTCTCTTAAAATGGCCTGGCTTGCCACAATAGTAGCAACCACCCTTAATCTTCTTCTCATGGTTCTGGTCCGGCTTTTGATTCTTAaagttcttcctcttcttctgatTGGGCTTTTTGAATTGAGAGGGCTTCTTTGAAGAATTCCCTTCCTTTCCTTCCTCCACCATATGCACTTTCGAGGACAGAATTCCttgctcttcattttctttgattttcaattcttcCTCTATCTGAAAGT
The Alnus glutinosa chromosome 14, dhAlnGlut1.1, whole genome shotgun sequence genome window above contains:
- the LOC133856811 gene encoding probable beta-D-xylosidase 7 gives rise to the protein MDRIIRVAKKPVVLVLLSGGPVDISSAKNDKNIGSILWAGYPGQAGGSAIAEVIFGDHNPGGRLPVTWYPQDFVKVPTTDMRMRAEPSSGYPGRTYRFYEGEKVFEFGYGLSYSKYVYELPAVTQSMIHLNQSLARF